AGAGAGGGGTCGCTGGGATCGAAGACCAGAGTGGAGCCGGTCTCGTACAACCGCCGCTGCAAGATCCGGCCATCCTCCACGAGGTCCACCATGTAGGTGCCTTGGGCGATGCGGTCCATCCCGAAGGTCCCGTCGGATTCCACATCCACCGAACGATCGATCCCTTCCACCACCACCCGCATTCCGGCCGAGGGAGAAACGACCCGCCCGAACACCGTGGCGCGCGGCTGGGTGAACAGGCTGCCCACCGAAAAGGCGGAGTCCTTCCCGACCAAGGCGAGGAAGCGGGCGAAGGCGTTGTCGCCGGATTGACCGACGATCATCCACTCCCCAGCCGCAAGCGAAGCGACCCAGGCCCCGGTGACAGAATCCGACTGGATGGCCAAGGTGGTTCCGGAGCCGTCCAACCGGCGCGCGGTCAGGATCAGGCCAGGTTCGGTTTTGCCGCTCACCTCGATCCCGTTGGTCGTCTCGGAACCGAATCCCCCGGTGTTCACCGGTGACTCGCCACCTTGTCCGCAGGCAAGCAGGAGACCGCACAGGAAGAGAAGACGGAACTGGCGAAGCCCCATGAGGAACGGCCCCGCGAACGAGCGATGCCACGATCGCCCTGCGCCTTCCCGAAGGATGGCCCGATTCGTCTGCGGATTCAGGTTCATGCACGATCCTCAAGGCTACGGGACAACGGGTAGATCTGGAGATTGACCTGCCAAACGCGAGCGCAATGGCTCGCCTGCGCGGCCAGGTCCAGGACCGCGCTTCGGAAATCTAGCGCCAGAGCGCGAAGCTTCGCCAGATCGCCCTCGGGCAGCGTGACCGTCAAGGTGCTGATGTCGCGATCCCCGCTGGGGATCTGATCCAGGGCCTGCAAGGCAAGCGTCATGGTCTCTTTCTGGAACGCGCGCACGGCCAGATCCTTCCAGGCCTCGCCCGTGGTGAGCAGACTCTTGCAGGCGATCCATCGGGCCGCCTTCCCCCTGCGGGCAAGCCCGAGCCCCTCCAGCAGTTTGAGGATGCGGTGGATTTCTTCCACGGATGCCTTTGGAAGGAGTTGGTCCGCGATCGACGCTTCGGTGCCCCGGAAATCATCCAGATGCAAAAGCGCCAGCACCGCCGTGCAGCGCCAGTCCTTGTAGAAGGTGTACTGGTCGCGACCCAGGACCTCCGCCTTGGCGCATTTGAGGTCCAACAGCTTCTCGTAGGCTTCCTGTTCCTTGCGATGGTTGCGCGCCTTGGCGAATCGCACCAGATGTTCCAGGTATTCGGCTTCCCTCAAGTTGAGTCCCAGCTCGTTGGACAGAGCCAAAAGACAACGGTCGGGAAGGTGGCGTTCCTTCTGGATCACCTTCACGAGGTTTCCGGCGTCCAACGAGATCTGGCAGGCCAGGTAGCGCAAGGAGAGCCAAGGACGGGACTCTCGGAGGCTTTCCAGGCAATCCTTGATGTAGAGCCGGTAGTCGGTGTAGGAAAGGATGGAAGGTTGGGCCATTGCCGGAAAGATATCGGCGATCGCCGTCTCGGGAGATACGTTTGACAACATCCATCCGATAGGAAAAGCCTTTTCATGCCTTTTTGACAACACCAAAGACGCGCATTCCCCGCGTGGATCCATCCCGATCCCCCGCCCTTGGATTCGCACTCTATCCCCTTTAAGTGCTGGTCATGCCCCGTTCCCATGCGGATTCCGCCCACCAAGCGACTCCCGACACGGGAGCCGAACACGCGAGAATTTCGGTGGGAAGACCGATTTTCCATTTGACAACACGAAGCGATGTCGCGCCATTGGCCGTGATCGCGAACGCCAGTATTCTTTTTCGTACCGGAACGACCGACAGATTTTGGATTTCTCCGGTCACACCACCTTTCGAAGGATCAACCATGCACTGCTCGCGAATCGCCCTCCTCCTCGCCGCCACCCTCGCCGTGGGACTGTCCTCCTGCACGAGCGAAAGCTCCCCGACCGCGCCCGCCAAATCCCCCGCCCCCGCTTCCACCAACCCCCGCGTGGACGCGGCCTTGGTGGGATCCTGGTTCACGACCTCCATCAGCGAGAACCAGACCTTCGAGTTTTCCGCCGACAGCTCGCTTCGGGTCGTGAGCGAGGAGTTCGATTCGGGGAAGATCTATCGCATCGTCGCTCTGGGCAGCTGGGCCTCCGCGTCGGGAAAGCTCACCGTGCGACTCAAATCGGCGACCCGCAGCATCGATGGAGGCGCCGCATCCGCCTTCAAAAACTTCGAGCCGCTGCTCGAGGGCAACTACATCCAGAAGGGTGACTCCCTTGTCGTGACCGACGACTCCTCACGCGTGGCCTACCGCAAAGGCACCGCCCCGGCCTTGGTCAAACCGACTCTCAAGGCGCAGGTGGTGGGCTCCTGGAAGGCATTGGATGTGCCCTACGAATCCACGATCCAGATCCTGGCTGGCGGCACCTACAGCCAGATCACGATGTCGCCCCTGGGGGTCGGCTCCAACAAGTGGAGCAAGGTGGAAGGCACTTGGACCATCGCGGGCACCACCCTGGTCCTGAACCAGGTCAAGATGTCGGACTCCTCCAACGGAGCCACCTGGAACGTCGTATCCGACTTCTTCCCCCTCGCGGATGAATGGCCCCTGACATTTCCTGCCTGGGACCGCATGTCCTTCCAAGCCGACCAGGACGCCTTCGAGTACGAACGCCTCTGAGCGGAGGCCGTCCCCGCGAAGGTTGGCGGCCCACCCCGCGGCCGCCAGC
This DNA window, taken from Fibrobacterota bacterium, encodes the following:
- a CDS encoding TIGR02147 family protein, encoding MAQPSILSYTDYRLYIKDCLESLRESRPWLSLRYLACQISLDAGNLVKVIQKERHLPDRCLLALSNELGLNLREAEYLEHLVRFAKARNHRKEQEAYEKLLDLKCAKAEVLGRDQYTFYKDWRCTAVLALLHLDDFRGTEASIADQLLPKASVEEIHRILKLLEGLGLARRGKAARWIACKSLLTTGEAWKDLAVRAFQKETMTLALQALDQIPSGDRDISTLTVTLPEGDLAKLRALALDFRSAVLDLAAQASHCARVWQVNLQIYPLSRSLEDRA